A window of the Rubrobacter calidifluminis genome harbors these coding sequences:
- a CDS encoding sensor histidine kinase encodes MLKDGPREDELEVSARELRRINKIRRDFVANVSHELKTPATSLRLLAESLVEIIDEDPDQARYFALQLKSETDRLSRLISDLLDLTHLESEEKVTDPEPVDVRGVLMGVLSRMRPSARRKGLALRWRRAGDAADYTVMGDETQLGSMFANLVDNAIKYTPEGGSVEVSAEADEKSVRVRVADTGIGIPEKKLPRIFERFYRVDKARSKETGGTGLGLSIVRHVAENHGGKVTVESTEGEGTTFTVYLPREDQTR; translated from the coding sequence ATGCTCAAGGACGGACCCAGAGAAGACGAACTCGAGGTAAGCGCGCGGGAGCTCCGGCGGATCAACAAGATCCGCCGGGACTTCGTCGCCAACGTCTCCCACGAGCTCAAGACCCCGGCGACCAGTCTGCGGCTCCTCGCGGAGAGCCTGGTGGAGATCATCGACGAAGACCCGGATCAGGCGCGCTACTTCGCCCTGCAGCTCAAGAGCGAGACCGATCGCCTGAGCCGCCTGATAAGCGATCTCCTCGACCTGACGCACCTGGAGAGCGAGGAGAAGGTGACCGACCCGGAGCCGGTCGACGTGCGCGGAGTCCTGATGGGGGTGCTCTCCCGCATGAGACCCTCCGCACGGCGCAAGGGCCTGGCGCTGCGCTGGCGCAGGGCAGGCGACGCCGCGGACTACACGGTCATGGGAGACGAGACGCAGCTCGGCTCGATGTTCGCCAACCTGGTCGACAACGCCATAAAGTACACCCCGGAGGGCGGGAGCGTGGAGGTCTCCGCCGAGGCGGACGAGAAGTCGGTGCGGGTACGGGTCGCCGACACCGGCATCGGCATCCCCGAGAAGAAGCTCCCGCGCATCTTCGAGCGGTTTTACCGGGTGGACAAGGCCCGCTCCAAGGAGACGGGCGGCACGGGGCTCGGGCTCTCGATCGTGAGGCACGTGGCCGAGAACCACGGCGGGAAGGTCACCGTCGAGAGCACCGAGGGAGAGGGAACGACGTTCACCGTCTATCTTCCACGCGAGGACCAGACCCGCTAA